One segment of Megachile rotundata isolate GNS110a chromosome 6, iyMegRotu1, whole genome shotgun sequence DNA contains the following:
- the LOC105661840 gene encoding uncharacterized protein LOC105661840 isoform X3 — MQRKSGQTIHSEARNIIRHVIRKCDEEARKRQFLYPLQQATIRASEYTGVSVTTITRIRKEDTKYGENESLPSPGKKRAKSEDKKFHCSLENETIIRNIIYEFYVVKKISPTGRTLLKAIQEKIDFPWGLTTLYRLLKRMGFTWKKTHSIKKVLVENPNIVSLRSKYLEAILYCRNDDKNIIYIGKTSVDNTLYFRECWEGQENKKPVKNVSSPHRFNIVHAAGMNGFIRGAELVFESFTTGNYSGQMHTTNFEKWLIEKLLPNISQKSVIIMDDVPWFVQLSKPPSKYSTNKEMIQWLADNNISHGSDMRKYQLYELIERNKKLEKSFKIDETLRLHGHSILRIPPNMSFLNPMEQAWMQQ, encoded by the exons atgcaaCGCAAGTCGGGCCAAACAATACACAGCGAAGCCCGAAATATAATCCGTCATGTTATAAGAAAATGTGATGAAGAAGCACGTAAACGTCAATTTCTTTATCCACTTCAGCAAGCAACTATCCGTGCTTCGGAATACACAGGAGTGTCTGTCACAACTATTACTCGGATTCGGAAGGAGGATACCAAATACGGCGAAAACGAGTCTCTACCATCGCCAGGAAAGAAACGGGCGAAGAGTGAAGATAAAAAGTTTCATTGCTCGCTTGAAAATGAAACAATAatcagaaatattatttatgagtTTTATGTAGTAAAGAAGATTTCTCCAACAGGCCGTACATTATTAAAGGCCATTCAAGAAAAGATCGATTTTCCGTGGGGATTAACTACACTTTATAGATTACTTAAACGCATGGGTTTTACATGGAAAAAGACTCACAGTATTAAAAAAGTATTAGTTGAAAATCCAAATATTGTGAGTTTAAGGTCTAAATATTTAGAAGCAATATTATATTGTAGGAATGATGATAAGAATATAATTTACATTGGTAAAACATCTGTGGACAATACTTTGTATTTTCGTGAGTGTTGGGAAGGTCAGGAGAATAAAAAACCTGTGAAAAATGTTAGCTCACCACATCGGTTCAATATTGTTCATGCTGCAGGAATGAATGGTTTTATAAGAGGAGCCGAATTAGTATTTGAATCATTTACAACTGGTAACTACTCAGGACAAATGCAcacaacaaattttgaaaaatggcttATAGAAAAATTGTTGCCTAATATTTCTCAGAAATCTGTGATAATTATGGATGATGTCCCCTGGTTTGTACAATTGAGCAAACCACCTTCAAAGTATTCTACAAATAAGGAAATGATTCAATGGTTAGCGGATAATAACATTTCACATGGGTCAGACATGCGAAAGTACCAATTGTATGAACTAATagaaaggaataaaaaattggagaaaagctttaaaattgatgaaacatTAAGATTGCATGGACATAGTATATTACGTATACCACCAAATATGAGCTTCCTAAATCCTATGGAACAAGCTTGGATGCAA CAATGA
- the LOC105661840 gene encoding uncharacterized protein LOC105661840 isoform X1: MQRKSGQTIHSEARNIIRHVIRKCDEEARKRQFLYPLQQATIRASEYTGVSVTTITRIRKEDTKYGENESLPSPGKKRAKSEDKKFHCSLENETIIRNIIYEFYVVKKISPTGRTLLKAIQEKIDFPWGLTTLYRLLKRMGFTWKKTHSIKKVLVENPNIVSLRSKYLEAILYCRNDDKNIIYIGKTSVDNTLYFRECWEGQENKKPVKNVSSPHRFNIVHAAGMNGFIRGAELVFESFTTGNYSGQMHTTNFEKWLIEKLLPNISQKSVIIMDDVPWFVQLSKPPSKYSTNKEMIQWLADNNISHGSDMRKYQLYELIERNKKLEKSFKIDETLRLHGHSILRIPPNMSFLNPMEQAWMQVRIKTEDNNTYYISSNDLVADIIEAVNEIKLADWRSFWEHVKQLEKEYWQRDKIIEEATDNFGIMSGDSESEDEFVNEYTSSEDE, from the coding sequence atgcaaCGCAAGTCGGGCCAAACAATACACAGCGAAGCCCGAAATATAATCCGTCATGTTATAAGAAAATGTGATGAAGAAGCACGTAAACGTCAATTTCTTTATCCACTTCAGCAAGCAACTATCCGTGCTTCGGAATACACAGGAGTGTCTGTCACAACTATTACTCGGATTCGGAAGGAGGATACCAAATACGGCGAAAACGAGTCTCTACCATCGCCAGGAAAGAAACGGGCGAAGAGTGAAGATAAAAAGTTTCATTGCTCGCTTGAAAATGAAACAATAatcagaaatattatttatgagtTTTATGTAGTAAAGAAGATTTCTCCAACAGGCCGTACATTATTAAAGGCCATTCAAGAAAAGATCGATTTTCCGTGGGGATTAACTACACTTTATAGATTACTTAAACGCATGGGTTTTACATGGAAAAAGACTCACAGTATTAAAAAAGTATTAGTTGAAAATCCAAATATTGTGAGTTTAAGGTCTAAATATTTAGAAGCAATATTATATTGTAGGAATGATGATAAGAATATAATTTACATTGGTAAAACATCTGTGGACAATACTTTGTATTTTCGTGAGTGTTGGGAAGGTCAGGAGAATAAAAAACCTGTGAAAAATGTTAGCTCACCACATCGGTTCAATATTGTTCATGCTGCAGGAATGAATGGTTTTATAAGAGGAGCCGAATTAGTATTTGAATCATTTACAACTGGTAACTACTCAGGACAAATGCAcacaacaaattttgaaaaatggcttATAGAAAAATTGTTGCCTAATATTTCTCAGAAATCTGTGATAATTATGGATGATGTCCCCTGGTTTGTACAATTGAGCAAACCACCTTCAAAGTATTCTACAAATAAGGAAATGATTCAATGGTTAGCGGATAATAACATTTCACATGGGTCAGACATGCGAAAGTACCAATTGTATGAACTAATagaaaggaataaaaaattggagaaaagctttaaaattgatgaaacatTAAGATTGCATGGACATAGTATATTACGTATACCACCAAATATGAGCTTCCTAAATCCTATGGAACAAGCTTGGATGCAAGTAAGAATAAAAACAGAAgataataatacatattatatatctaGCAATGATTTAGTAGCAGATATCATTGAAGCAGTTAACGAAATAAAATTGGCTGATTGGCGCAGTTTTTGGGAACATGTAAAACAGTTGGAAAAAGAATATTGGCAAAGAGATAAAATAATAGAAGAAGCCACAGATAATTTTGGAATCATGAGTGGTGACTCAGAAAGTGAAgatgaatttgtaaatgaatACACATCTTCCGAAGATGAATAA
- the LOC105661840 gene encoding uncharacterized protein LOC105661840 isoform X4, translating to MQRKSGQTIHSEARNIIRHVIRKCDEEARKRQFLYPLQQATIRASEYTGVSVTTITRIRKEDTKYGENESLPSPGKKRAKSEDKKFHCSLENETIIRNIIYEFYVVKKISPTGRTLLKAIQEKIDFPWGLTTLYRLLKRMGFTWKKTHSIKKVLVENPNIVSLRSKYLEAILYCRNDDKNIIYIGKTSVDNTLYFRECWEGQENKKPVKNVSSPHRFNIVHAAGMNGFIRGAELVFESFTTGNYSGQMHTTNFEKWLIEKLLPNISQKSVIIMDDVPWFVQLSKPPSKYSTNKEMIQWLADNNISHGSDMRKYQLYELIERNKKLEKSFKIDETLRLHGHSILRIPPNMSFLNPMEQAWMQ from the exons atgcaaCGCAAGTCGGGCCAAACAATACACAGCGAAGCCCGAAATATAATCCGTCATGTTATAAGAAAATGTGATGAAGAAGCACGTAAACGTCAATTTCTTTATCCACTTCAGCAAGCAACTATCCGTGCTTCGGAATACACAGGAGTGTCTGTCACAACTATTACTCGGATTCGGAAGGAGGATACCAAATACGGCGAAAACGAGTCTCTACCATCGCCAGGAAAGAAACGGGCGAAGAGTGAAGATAAAAAGTTTCATTGCTCGCTTGAAAATGAAACAATAatcagaaatattatttatgagtTTTATGTAGTAAAGAAGATTTCTCCAACAGGCCGTACATTATTAAAGGCCATTCAAGAAAAGATCGATTTTCCGTGGGGATTAACTACACTTTATAGATTACTTAAACGCATGGGTTTTACATGGAAAAAGACTCACAGTATTAAAAAAGTATTAGTTGAAAATCCAAATATTGTGAGTTTAAGGTCTAAATATTTAGAAGCAATATTATATTGTAGGAATGATGATAAGAATATAATTTACATTGGTAAAACATCTGTGGACAATACTTTGTATTTTCGTGAGTGTTGGGAAGGTCAGGAGAATAAAAAACCTGTGAAAAATGTTAGCTCACCACATCGGTTCAATATTGTTCATGCTGCAGGAATGAATGGTTTTATAAGAGGAGCCGAATTAGTATTTGAATCATTTACAACTGGTAACTACTCAGGACAAATGCAcacaacaaattttgaaaaatggcttATAGAAAAATTGTTGCCTAATATTTCTCAGAAATCTGTGATAATTATGGATGATGTCCCCTGGTTTGTACAATTGAGCAAACCACCTTCAAAGTATTCTACAAATAAGGAAATGATTCAATGGTTAGCGGATAATAACATTTCACATGGGTCAGACATGCGAAAGTACCAATTGTATGAACTAATagaaaggaataaaaaattggagaaaagctttaaaattgatgaaacatTAAGATTGCATGGACATAGTATATTACGTATACCACCAAATATGAGCTTCCTAAATCCTATGGAACAAGCTTGGATGCAA TAG
- the LOC105661841 gene encoding uncharacterized protein LOC105661841: MKRKRGQTIHSEARNIIRNVIRKCDEEARKGQFLYPLQQANLRASEYVGVSVRTISRIRKEDSMIGEDESLPSPGKKRPKSDDNKFHCSIEDQTIIRNTIYDFYTIMKVMPTGNKLLSAIQEKIDFPWAVTSLYRLLKRMGFTWKKTHSIRRVLVENPNIVGLRSKYLEAMEYHRNQNKSIVYIGETCVDNIACFHQCWEGQDNLKTTKITNPPHRCNIVHAAGKDGFIKGTDLIFESCSTTDDYRRQMIAANFEKWFTEKLLPNIPPKSVIVMGDIPYHLDQLKKPPSKYSAKKEVIQWLTENNIPHGSDMRKYQLFELVESNKKLEKSSKVDELLKLHEHIILRIPPHMHDLNPMDLAWSQIRCKIQESNTFLLANNDLKADVIEAINEVKLADWQSFWTHIEQLETEYLQKDRIIEETIDNLGIMSSDSESESERSTSSEDE; encoded by the coding sequence ATGAAACGAAAACGAGGCCAAACAATACATAGCGAAGCCCGAAATATAATCCGCAATGTAATACGAAAATGCGATGAAGAAGCACGTAAAGGTCAGTTCCTTTATCCACTTCAGCAAGCAAATCTCCGTGCTTCAGAATATGTGGGAGTATCTGTTAGAACTATCAGCCGTATCCGAAAGGAGGACTCAATGATTGGAGAAGATGAATCGCTACCATCACCAGGAAAGAAACGTCCAAAAAGTGATGATAACAAATTTCATTGCTCGATTGAGGACCAAACAATTATCAGAAACActatttatgatttttatacGATAATGAAAGTTATGCCAACAggcaataaattattatcgGCCATCCAAGAGAAGATCGATTTTCCATGGGCAGTAACAAGTCTTTATAGATTACTTAAACGTATGGGATTTACATGGAAAAAAACCCATAGCATTAGAAGGGTATTAGTCGAAAATCCAAATATTGTAGGATTGAGATCAAAATATCTAGAAGCAATGGAATATCATAGAAATCAAAATAAGAGTATAGTTTACATTGGCGAAACATGTGTGGATAATATCGCATGTTTTCATCAGTGCTGGGAAGGTCAGGAcaatttaaaaactacaaaaattacCAACCCACCACATAGATGCAATATTGTTCATGCTGCAGGGAAGGATGGTTTCATAAAGGGAACAGATTTAATATTCGAATCTTGTTCAACAACTGATGACTACCGCAGACAAATGATAgcagcaaattttgaaaaatggttTACTGAAAAATTGTTGCCTAATATCCCTCCAAAATCTGTGATAGTTATGGGTGACATTCCTTATCATTTAGATCAACTGAAAAAACCACCTTCAAAATATTCTGCAAAGAAAGAAGTAATCCAATggttaacagaaaataatattccACATGGATCTGACATGAGAAAATATCAATTGTTCGAACTCGTGGAAAGTAACAAAAAATTAGAGAAAAGTTCTAAAGTGGATGAATTATTAAAACTACATGAGCACATTATATTACGAATACCACCACATATGCATGACTTGAACCCTATGGATTTGGCTTGGTCTCAAATAAgatgtaaaatacaagaaagtAATACATTCCTATTAGCAAACAATGATTTAAAAGCAGATGTGATTGAGGCAATTAATGAAGTAAAACTGGCAGATTGGCAAAGTTTCTGGACACACATAGAACAATTGGAGACAGAATATTTGCAAAAAGACAGAATAATAGAAGAAACTATAGATAATTTAGGAATCATGAGTAGTGACTCAGAAAGTGAGTCTGAAAGGAGTACATCGTCTGAGGATGAGTAA
- the LOC105661840 gene encoding uncharacterized protein LOC105661840 isoform X2 — translation MQRKSGQTIHSEARNIIRHVIRKCDEEARKRQFLYPLQQATIRASEYTGVSVTTITRIRKEDTKYGENESLPSPGKKRAKSEDKKFHCSLENETIIRNIIYEFYVVKKISPTGRTLLKAIQEKIDFPWGLTTLYRLLKRMGFTWKKTHSIKKVLVENPNIVSLRSKYLEAILYCRNDDKNIIYIGKTSVDNTLYFRECWEGQENKKPVKNVSSPHRFNIVHAAGMNGFIRGAELVFESFTTGNYSGQMHTTNFEKWLIEKLLPNISQKSVIIMDDVPWFVQLSKPPSKYSTNKEMIQWLADNNISHGSDMRKYQLYELIERNKKLEKSFKIDETLRLHGHSILRIPPNMSFLNPMEQAWMQQISLKQLTK, via the exons atgcaaCGCAAGTCGGGCCAAACAATACACAGCGAAGCCCGAAATATAATCCGTCATGTTATAAGAAAATGTGATGAAGAAGCACGTAAACGTCAATTTCTTTATCCACTTCAGCAAGCAACTATCCGTGCTTCGGAATACACAGGAGTGTCTGTCACAACTATTACTCGGATTCGGAAGGAGGATACCAAATACGGCGAAAACGAGTCTCTACCATCGCCAGGAAAGAAACGGGCGAAGAGTGAAGATAAAAAGTTTCATTGCTCGCTTGAAAATGAAACAATAatcagaaatattatttatgagtTTTATGTAGTAAAGAAGATTTCTCCAACAGGCCGTACATTATTAAAGGCCATTCAAGAAAAGATCGATTTTCCGTGGGGATTAACTACACTTTATAGATTACTTAAACGCATGGGTTTTACATGGAAAAAGACTCACAGTATTAAAAAAGTATTAGTTGAAAATCCAAATATTGTGAGTTTAAGGTCTAAATATTTAGAAGCAATATTATATTGTAGGAATGATGATAAGAATATAATTTACATTGGTAAAACATCTGTGGACAATACTTTGTATTTTCGTGAGTGTTGGGAAGGTCAGGAGAATAAAAAACCTGTGAAAAATGTTAGCTCACCACATCGGTTCAATATTGTTCATGCTGCAGGAATGAATGGTTTTATAAGAGGAGCCGAATTAGTATTTGAATCATTTACAACTGGTAACTACTCAGGACAAATGCAcacaacaaattttgaaaaatggcttATAGAAAAATTGTTGCCTAATATTTCTCAGAAATCTGTGATAATTATGGATGATGTCCCCTGGTTTGTACAATTGAGCAAACCACCTTCAAAGTATTCTACAAATAAGGAAATGATTCAATGGTTAGCGGATAATAACATTTCACATGGGTCAGACATGCGAAAGTACCAATTGTATGAACTAATagaaaggaataaaaaattggagaaaagctttaaaattgatgaaacatTAAGATTGCATGGACATAGTATATTACGTATACCACCAAATATGAGCTTCCTAAATCCTATGGAACAAGCTTGGATGCAA CAGATATCATTGAAGCAGTTAACGAAATAA